The segment GCCACTGCACCCTAGCGGGAAATTTGCAGGCGGAAGTACCGCAGACTCCGCTTCGGACTTCCAGATATCTGACTAGTGAGATAAAGCTCGCAGTAATGCGAGCTTCTTTTTTTTTTGCACCGCGAAGTTGCGATTGCTTTCCCTAAAGGCCCGAGTTAATTTTGACAGGACGCAAAGTTAGAAACCAATGAAAACGAAGTGGCCCACATCTGCCTGGGTCACCAGCACGGATTCCTGGCCGGTTCCTCTGGAACTGGCGCCGGACGTTGAGTCGGATTTTGTCGTAGTCGCTTGGGGTAAGCGCTCAGGGATGCCGTATCGAGCTGGATAGCCGCGCGGGCTTGCTATGTTCGCGTGCGGCGACACGCCGTTATTCCGTTCCCGGGACATCCCCAGCATCTTGGAGGGATGTCATGTCATTTGTTGTCCTGCCTGTCGTGCTGTCGGCTCTGGCGTCCCTGGTTGCAGTGGCGAAACTCTCGCGTGTCCGCGCTCGGGCCAATGCCCGCAGTGGCCGTCATTTGCGGCAATGCAGCAAGTCTCATTCACTCCACCGCTGAAGGACAACAGCAATGCGATGGCTGTCCTTCCTGTTGGTAGGCATCTCCAGCGGCGTGGCGTTCGCCGCCGCGATCGTTCCCAGCTTCGGGCGTCGCAGGTCGCATTCCGGCGGGACAACGGAATCAGTGCAATCCAGCAACCATGCAAGGGAGATCGCCCATCTGTCGCCCGCACCCGGCATGAACGAACTAGCCGGCTCGATCGCGCATGAATTGAACCAGCCGCTGACGGCTATCACCAGCAATGCTCAGGCGGCCAGGGAGTATCTGGCATCGGGGCCATGCGACCCCGCCGAGGTGCGCGAGATCCTGGACGATATCGTCGCCGATGCGTCTCGCGCGAGCGAGATCGTCAGGCGGGTGAGGGCATTGATCCTGGGCGAAGCCCCTTCGGCGATCCACTTCAATGTCGGCGAGGTCGTCGATCAGGCGATAGCCCTCGTCGATGCCAATGCGCGGGCACGTAGTGTTCTGGTGTCGCGCGAAGTTGCCAATTCGCTTCCCCGCGCCGTTGGCGACCCGATGGAAATCCAGCTGGTGCTGCTCAATCTGCTGAGCAACGCCCTCGATGCAGTGGAATCCGTGCGCCCGCACGGCGAGCGCTCAGCGTCGATCCTGGCGCAGGAACGCAATGGAATGGTCGTCGTTTCGGTGCGCGACAACGGTTGCGGCGTCGAACCGGGGCAGCTCGAGCGTATCTTCCAGCCGTTCTATTCGTCGAAGCACAAGGGCATGGGGTTGGGGCTGTCTTTCAGCCGCGCCCTGGTGGAGCGCAATGGCGGACGCCTGTCTGCGATCCGCAACAGCAACACGGGTATGACTTTTGAACTATCGCTGCGCACGGAAGACGCGGCGCAGGACCTGCGCGGGTCGGTATTGCCACTCGCACCGCGCGGCATCCATCCGCTCCATCACGGAGGAAAGAACGATGAACGCAATGCAGCCAACGGTATGTATCGTCGATGACGACGACAGTGTGCGGCGTGCCCTGGCACGCGTCCTTGGCGCCCATCGGTATCACACCAGTTGCTTCGATTCCGCCAAGCGCTTTCTGGATAACGTCGAACTGGAGAATTCGCCGATCTGTGCCGTGGTCGACCTGCAGATGCCAGACATGGACGGCATCGCCTTGCAGCAGACGCTGAGCCAGCGAGTTCCCGTCGTCATCCTCACCGGACATGCCGACGTGTCCAAGGCGGTACAGGCCATGCAGGCGGGCGCGATAGATTTTCTCGAAAAGCCGGTGCAGGACGGGCTGCTTCTGGCTGCGGTCGAACGGGCGTGTGAACGCGCGCGGGAACAGTTCGCGCGCAAGGCCGAACTCCGCGTGCTGCGGCAGAAGATCGAGCGGCTGACGCCCAGAGAGCGTGAAGTCCTCGGCTGGATCGTGTCGGGCCTGCGCAACAAGCAGGTGGCCAGCGAACTCGGGACCGTGGAAAAGACCATCAAGGTGCATCGCGCGCACGTGATGCAAAAGCTCGAAGTGGACTCGCTTCCAGCCCTGGTCCGCATTGCCGACAAGATGGGCATGGGGATCGTCGCGCGCACCTGACCCTGCGCTGGCTCCCCCGTTTGGACCATCGTCCAATATCGCCGGACGCCGGTGTCTCGTAGCCTTGGGGAAGGCAACTTCTTCCCCGCGGTCTACGCGGTCGACGTTAACCTGGCGCGGATATGGGGTCTTCAGGACAATTTGCGGTGGTTATCGACGATGACGAGTCCGTTGCGCGCGCCATCTCGCGATTGCTGCGCGCCGCCGGCATCGCTGTCGATACCTTCACAAGCGGCACGGTATTCCTGGACCAGATCCTGTCACAGCCGGCTTATCGGCCTGCGTGCGTGATCCTCGACGTCAGCATGCCCCATCTCGACGGCCTTGAAGTGCAGCGCCGTCTCGGCGGATTGTCATTGCCGATCATTTTCATTACCGCCCACGACGTGCCCGAGGCCCGCAACAAGGCGCTCTCCGCCGGCGCAATCGGATACCTGCGCAAACCTTTCAATACGCAACAGCTCATCGAACTGGTGCGGGGTGTGATGACGGCTTGAGTTATCTGACGTGACGGTATTTGGTCCTTGGTCCAATTGCGATTTAGACTCAAAGCGGCACACTCTCAACAATACGGGGCCGACATGCGTCCGCCGCGCGTGGCATTGGCGCCGTGACAAGGATCGAACATGGCACTTCTGATGATTTCCAACCTCAACCCGGATACCACCGAGGACCAGGTGAAAGAGTTCCTCGGTCGTTACGGGTTTCCGGCGTACGACGAATTCGAACTCCAGGAAGGAGACGGTACGCGCCCGGCGGTCACACTGACATTCCATGCCGTGGACGAAACCGCGTTGCAGCATTTTGTCCCGCGCATCCATGACGTGTTCTGGAATGGCCACCGGATCAATGCGTTGGTGTTGAGAGAACGCTTCAACTGACCACGCAGGCAACACATCAACCACGCAGACGGCGAGGACGCGCCAGCAAGCAGGCGGGCGCGTAGCGGAGGAGCAAGCAATGGCGAGTGGACTGGAGTCCAAGGGCAGGCAGTATGCGTTCATGTTCCTCACCGCACTGGCAGTAGCGGGATGCGGAAAGCAGGAGGCGAAGGGGCCGGCCGCGCCGCCCGTGACCGAGGTTGGGGTCGTCAAGGTCGACCTCCACGACGTACCCGTCGCGTTCGAGTTCGTCGGGCAGACCGAGAGCTCGCAGCAGGTTGAAATCCGGGCGCGGGTCAACGGTTTCCTGGAGCAACGGCTCTATACCGAAGGCACGATGGTCAAGGCGGGGCAGGTGCTGTTCCGCATGGACCAGAAGCCATTCAAGGCCGCGCTGGACGCGGCCATGGCCGAACTGGCGCAGCAACAGGCGCGCCTCACCACCGCGCGCCAGAACCTTGCCCGCGTGCGCCCGCTGGCGGCCAAGAATGCGTTGAGCCAGAAGGATCTCGACGATTCCGTTGGGCAGGAGCAGGGCGCCGCCGCCGCGGTGGAGCAGGCCAAGGCCAACGTGACAAACGCCCGTCTGAATCTGGACTACACGACGATCACCGCGCCGGTCTCCGGGTTATCCAGCTACGCCAAGAAGCAGGTCGGTTCGTATATCGACGCGAGCAACAGCTTGCTGACTTATGTCGCCAAGCTCGACCCGATCTGGGTCAATTTCAGTTTGTCGGAGAACGAGGTCCTCCAGTACCAGTCCCAGCAAGCCTCCGGGCAGTTGAAGATGCCGCCGCGCGGCTCGATGGAGGTGGAGATCGTCTTGGCGGATGGCGCGACCTATGGCAAGCGTGGCCACATCACGTTTGCCGATGCATCGTTCAGCTCCGAGACTGGCACCTATCTGCTGCGCGCGGAATTCCCGAATACCGAAGGCGCGCTGCGTCCGGGGCAATTCGTGCGCGTTCGCGTGCTTGGCGCGGAGCGCACGCGCGCGATCACGGTGCCGCAGGCGGCCGTGGTGCAAGGGCAACGTGGACAGTTTGTCTGGACCGTCGGCAAGGACAACAAGGCAGAGACCAGAGTGGTGGATGTCGGTGAATGGGCGCAGGGCAACTGGATTATCCGCTCCGGCCTGCGCGAAGGCGATACCGTGGTGGTCGATGGCACGGTGCGCCTCGCTCCCGGCGCGCCCCTCAAGCCAGTGGCCGCGCCTCCCCAGCCGGTGTCCACCGAACGGCCGCCTGGCTCCCCCGGCGCCGCGCCCACGCCAGCCTCGGCCCCAACCGCCGCCCCTGAGAAGGGGGCGACGTCATGAAGCTTTCACACTTCTTCATCGACCGTCCGATCTTCGCATCGGTCCTGTCGATCATCATTGTCGTTGGCGGTCTGGTTGCCATGGTCAACCTGCCGATCGCGCAGTTCCCTGACATCACGCCCCCGACCATCACAGTGACCACGACCTATCCGGGCGCCAGCTCGGACGTGGTGGCACAGAACGTCGCGGCCCCGATCGAGCAGCAGGTCAACGGCGCGGACAACATGCTGTATATGTCGTCCACCAGTTCGTCCACCGGCAACATGACGCTGACCGTCTACTTCGAGATCGGCACGGACCCGTCACTGGCACAGGTGGACGTGCAGAACCGCGTGAACCTGGCGCTGCCGACGTTGCCGGACGCGGTGACCAAGCAGGGCGTGAGCGTGCAGAAGCGTTCATCGGCCTTCATGATGGTGATCGCGGTCTATTCGCCGGATAACAGCTATCCGCAGACCTTCGTCGATAACTTCACGAACATCTATATTCTCGATGCGCTCAAGCGCATCCCCGGTGCCAACCAGGCGTCGATCTTCGGCACGCCCGACTACGCCATGCGCATCTGGCTGAAGCCGGACCGGATGGCCCAGCTAGGCATCACCGTCGAGGACATCAAGAACGCGGTGGCCAACCAGAACGAGCAGTTCTCCGCTGGCCGAATAGGACAGTCACCCACCGACGGGCCGGTCACACTGACCTTCCCGGTGACGACGAAGGGGCGGATGACCGAGCCGGCCGAGTTCGAGAACATCATCCTGCGTGCCGCCTCGGGTGACGCGGCGCTGGTGCGCCTCAAGGACGTCGGCCGTGCCGAACTGGGCTCCAAGGATTATTCGTTGCGCAGCCGCTACAAGGGCAAGACCGCCACGCTGCTGGCGGTCTATCAACAGCCGGGCGCCAACGCGCTGGCCGTGGCCGAGCAGGTCCGGAAGACGCTGGAGGAAGTAAAGAAGAGCTTCCCGCCGGGCATGGAGTATGAAGTCGCGCTGGATACCACCGAGTTTGTGCATGAGTCGATCAACGAGGTGGTGCATACGTTGCGCGACGCAGTGATCCTGGTGATCCTGGTCGTGTTCCTGTTCCTGCAGAGCTTCCGCGCCACGCTGGTCCCGATTCTGGCCGTGCCGGTGTCGATCATCGGCACGTTCATGGCCATGTCGGCGTTCGGCTTCTCGGTCAATATGCTGACGTTATTCGGGATGGTGCTGGCCATCGGCATTGTGGTGGACGACGCGATCGTCGTGATCGAGAACGTCGAACGGAACATGGTCGAGTTCAAGATGCCGCCCAAAGAGGCGGCCAAGCACGCCATGGACGAGGTGGGCGGCCCGGTGATCGCGATCGTGCTGGTGCTGCTGGCCGTGTTCATCCCGGTGGCGTTCCTGTCCGGCATCACGGGCCAGTTGTACAAGCAGTTCGCCATTACGCTGGCGGTGTCGGTGCTGCTGTCCGGTGTCGTCGCGCTGACCTTGTCGCCGGCACTGGCGGCCATCCTGCTTAAACCGGGCTCCCACGAGAAGAATCGCTTCTTCCGCTGGTTCAACCGCAGTTTCGATCGGCTCGTGGAAGGGTACGGCAGGGCGATCCAGCTCATCATCCGGCGCTCGGTGATATCGCTGGCAATCGTGGCCGCGCTGATTGCAGTCAGCGTGCTGATGTTCATGCGCATCCCGTCGTCGTTCCTGCCGGTGGAAGACCAGGGTTATCTGCTGGGCGCGGTGATCATGCCCGATGCGGCCAGCCTGGACCGCACGTCCGCGTTGTCCTCGCGCGCCGCGGACTGGTTCTCCAAGCAGCCGGGCGTCAAGGCGGTGGCGGTACCGGACGGCTACAGCCTGATCGACTCGCAGAACAAGTCCAATGCCGGCACGCTGTTTGTCACACTGAAGGGCTTTGGCGAGCGCGGCAAGGGCGAAAGCGCGGCGGACCTGATCGCGAAGGCTAACAAGGAGTTCTCCACCTACCGCGAGGGAGTCGTGGTGCCGGTCAATCCGCCATCGATCCCGGGCCTGGGTACGACCGGCGGCTTCGAGTTCTGGCTGCAAAGCACCGGGGATGGCACGTATCCGCAACTCGAGGAACGCGTCAGGGCGTTTATCGCCAAGGCACATCAGCGGCCCGAACTGCGCGGCGTGACCAGCACGATCAATACGCGCTCCAGACAGTTGCTGGTGGACCTCGACCGTGAGCGCGCGGAAACACAGGGCGTGGCGGTGGAGTCGGTCTACTCGGCCTTGCAGACGATGTTCGGCTCGCTCTACGTCAGCCAGTTCCCGAAGAACAGTCGCCTGTTCCAGGTGATCCTGCAGGCGGAGCCCAAGTACCGTTCGCGGCCCGACGACCTCGACAATGTCTACGTGCGTAATGCCAAGGGAGATATGGTCCCGATCAAGGCCGTGACGAATTCTCGCTGGGTCTCTGGCGCGGATCTGGTCACGCGGTTCAACAACTTCCCCGCAGCGAAGATTACTGGCGACGCCGCACCGGGCTATAGCTCCGGGCAGGCGCTGGCAGCAATGGAAGAGGTAGCCCACGAAGTCCTTGGCGAAGGCTACAGCTTTGCGTGGAGCGGACAGGCGTACGAAGAGAAGAAGGCAGGGTCCACCGCCGCGCTGGTTTTCGCCTTCGCATTGCTGATGGTGTTCCTGATCCTGGCCGCGCAGTACGAGAAATGGTCGTTGCCGCTGGGCGTGCTGCTGGCGGTGCCATTCGCGTTGTTTGGCGCGCTAATGGGCATCTTGCTGCGGGGTATGGAAAACGACGTGTACTTCCAGATCGGGTTGACCGTGCTGATCGCGCTGGCGGCCAAGAATGCCATCCTGATCTTCGAGTTCGCCGTGGAAATGCAAGAGAAGGAAGGGCTGAGCCCGTTTGAGGCCGCGGTCAAGGCAGCCAAGATGCGTCTGCGTCCGATCATCATGACTTCGCTGGCCTTCATCCTGGGTTGCGTGCCGCTGGCCATCGCCAGCGGGGCATCCGCTGCCAGCCGCCAGTCGCTCGGTACCGGCGTGATTGGCGGGATGCTTGGCGCGACCGTCATCGCCATCTTCTTCATCCCGATGTTCTTCTGGGGCCTGGAGCAGCGCAGCGAGAAGAGGAAGGGCAAGCAGCCGGCTTCAGGGGCTGGGACCGGGCCAGGGGCGGGGCCGGCGAGTGACACCGAGGCTACTCCGGGAGGCACGTCATGAAGCGCCGCACGGTGTCCCGATTGATGCTTCTCGCCACGCTGGCCGCCGCCGGGTGCGCGGTCGGGCCGGACTACGTTCGTCCGCCTGTCGATGTTCCGCAGGCCTACCGCTTCGCGGACGAAGGTATCAGCGTGCCGCAGACACCGGCCACGTATTGGTGGTCGCAGATGAACGATCCGGTGCTGGACGGGCTGATTGCCACAGCGCGGGCCAACAACAAGGACTTGCTGATTGCCGCGGCACGGGTCGAGGAGTACTACGGCCGTGTCATGACCACCCGGTCTGGCCTGTTCCCTCAGGTGGGAATCGAGGCTGGCGGTGGGCGCCAGCGCATCAGCACCACCAATGGCACGGCGCTGCCGATCAACAACCCGTTCAACCAGACGCACGTCGCCGCCACCGCATCCTGGGAAATCGACCTGTTTGGCCGGATACGCCGCCTGACCGAGGCGGCCAAGGCTGACTGGCAGGCCAGCGAACTGGCGCGTCGGAGCACGGAAATCTCGGTGGTCGCCGCGACTGCCAGCGCCTATATCACGCTGCGGGATCTCGATAACCGCCTGCGTATCTCGCAAGAAACCCTGGAAAGCCGTCGGGGCGCGCTTGAGTTGTTCCGGGAGCGCTTCCAGGGCGGCGTGGTCTCCGAGGTCGAGTTCGCGCAAGCGCGGTCGGAATACGCATCGGCACTGACCTCGGTCGAGCAGTTCCGCCAGCAAGTCGCGCTGCAGGAGGATCTGCTGGCCGGTCTGCTGGGCGAGAATCCGCGTGAAATTCCGCGCGGCAAGTCGATCTCCGAGTTGACCTTGCCGGGCGTGCCGGTCGGCCTGCCTTCGACGTTACTGGAGCAGCGGCCGGACGTGCTCCTGGCCGAGCAGAATCTCGTGGCGGCCAATGCCCGCATCGGCGCCGCGCGTGCCGAATACTTCCCGACGATTTCGCTGACCGGCGCGTTCGGCGCTGCCAGCACGGCACTGTCGGGGCTGTGGACCGGTCCGGCACGGGCCTGGTCGTTCGCAGGGCTCATCAGTATGCCGATCTTCACCGGTGGCGCGATCGCCGGCGACGTCAAGCAGGCGGAGGCGATTCAGACGCAGTCGCTGCAGGCCTACCAGCAATCCATCCAGACAGCGTTCCGGGAAGTGGCGGATGCGCTGGTCAGCGTGCAGCGTACGCGCGATCAGCTCAATGCCAAGACCGACCAGGTCGATGCGCTGGGCCGTTACGCTTCGCTGGCACGAGATCGCTACGAAGGCGGTTATACGAGCTATCTTGAAGTGCTGGATTCCGAGCGCGCGCTGTTCGCCGCGCAACTCGACCAGTCCACCCTCATTGGTTCGGAGTTTGGCCAACTTGTCCAGCTCTACAAGGCGCTGGGTGGTGGCTGGCCCGTGGAGTCGGAAGCAGCACAGGCGCCTCAGGCAAGCCTGAGTCAACCGGAAACCCGTAACAAGGAGTGATTTCATGTCGAGGTCGATCATCAGGCCGGTCTTGTTGCTGGCCACGGCGGGCATCGCCCTTGGTGCGATGGCCCAGTCCAAGCCGATTGCGTATCCCGCCAAGGGACAGAGCGCCGCCCAGCAGCAACAGGACGACGGTTATTGTTATTCCTGGGCCAAATCAAATACGGGCATAGACCCAGCCGCCGTGTCCTCGGCGCCGCCGCCTCCCAGTGGTCCGGCAGTCGGCGGTGGCGAGCGTGTTGGCGGCGCCGCGCGTGGCGCCGCCGGCGGTGCGGTAATCGGCGCGATCACCGGCGATGCCGGCAAGGGTGCCGCCGTTGGCGCCGCGGCCGGCACGATGGTCGGTGGCTCGCGCGCCCGGCAGAACCAGCGCAACGCGCAAGCGAACGCCCAGGCCAACACCCAGGGCGCCATGTCCACGTACTACCGTGCTTATTCCGCGTGCATGGAAGGCCGTGGTTATTCGATCAAGTGAGTGAAGTAGGTCCCGGAGCGCTTTGCCAAAAGGAGTGCATATGCTCAAGAAAGTACTGATTCCCGTCGCGATCCTGCTTTCGGTGCCGGCCATTGGCTGGGCGCAGACCGACGTCAAGACTGATGTCACACGTGCCGACGGCTCGGTTACCGCCTCCGGCTCCGCAACGGCCGTTGCGACGATCACAGCCATCGACGCCGCAAATCGCAAGATCACGCTCAAAGGCGCGGGCGGCAAGGTCACCGACATGACCGTTGGCGACGAGGCTCGCAACTTTGATCAGCTACGGGTCGGCGACAAGGTCACCGTACAGTACAACGAGGCACTGACCGTTAGCCTCAAGAAGGGCAGCGGACCGCTCTCCATGCAGGAAAAGCCGATCGAGCAACGCGCCGAGGCCGGCGCCAAGCCTGGCGGCACGGTTGGCCGTGAGGTGACGGTGGTCGCCCAGGTCGTCGCGGTCAACAAGGACGCAAAGACTGTCTCGGTCAAGGGACCGAAGGGCCATGTCGTCGACCTGATTGTCGAGGACCCGGACCAGTTGAAGAACATCAAGAAGGGGGACCGCGTGCAGGCTGTCTACACCGAGGCTGTCGCGGTTTCGGTAACCCCAGGTGCAGGCAAGTAACCACCGAATGCCGGGCACCCGAACGGAACTGTCGTCATGAAGCACATTGCAGCATTGCGTTGTCTGGGGGCGGCCGTGCTGATTGCCAGCGCGCTGCCCGCCCACGCGTACTTTGACAACTATCTGAGCAGCACAATCGTTGGCACGCTCGCCAAGCAGCAGATGGCGACCTTGCGCGGCGTCTTCAACAAGACGCTGTCGGAGTCCGAGGATGGTGCCACCGT is part of the Cupriavidus metallidurans CH34 genome and harbors:
- a CDS encoding sensor histidine kinase, producing MRWLSFLLVGISSGVAFAAAIVPSFGRRRSHSGGTTESVQSSNHAREIAHLSPAPGMNELAGSIAHELNQPLTAITSNAQAAREYLASGPCDPAEVREILDDIVADASRASEIVRRVRALILGEAPSAIHFNVGEVVDQAIALVDANARARSVLVSREVANSLPRAVGDPMEIQLVLLNLLSNALDAVESVRPHGERSASILAQERNGMVVVSVRDNGCGVEPGQLERIFQPFYSSKHKGMGLGLSFSRALVERNGGRLSAIRNSNTGMTFELSLRTEDAAQDLRGSVLPLAPRGIHPLHHGGKNDERNAANGMYRR
- a CDS encoding response regulator transcription factor encodes the protein MNAMQPTVCIVDDDDSVRRALARVLGAHRYHTSCFDSAKRFLDNVELENSPICAVVDLQMPDMDGIALQQTLSQRVPVVILTGHADVSKAVQAMQAGAIDFLEKPVQDGLLLAAVERACERAREQFARKAELRVLRQKIERLTPREREVLGWIVSGLRNKQVASELGTVEKTIKVHRAHVMQKLEVDSLPALVRIADKMGMGIVART
- a CDS encoding response regulator transcription factor translates to MGSSGQFAVVIDDDESVARAISRLLRAAGIAVDTFTSGTVFLDQILSQPAYRPACVILDVSMPHLDGLEVQRRLGGLSLPIIFITAHDVPEARNKALSAGAIGYLRKPFNTQQLIELVRGVMTA
- a CDS encoding RNA-binding protein; this encodes MALLMISNLNPDTTEDQVKEFLGRYGFPAYDEFELQEGDGTRPAVTLTFHAVDETALQHFVPRIHDVFWNGHRINALVLRERFN
- a CDS encoding efflux RND transporter periplasmic adaptor subunit, yielding MASGLESKGRQYAFMFLTALAVAGCGKQEAKGPAAPPVTEVGVVKVDLHDVPVAFEFVGQTESSQQVEIRARVNGFLEQRLYTEGTMVKAGQVLFRMDQKPFKAALDAAMAELAQQQARLTTARQNLARVRPLAAKNALSQKDLDDSVGQEQGAAAAVEQAKANVTNARLNLDYTTITAPVSGLSSYAKKQVGSYIDASNSLLTYVAKLDPIWVNFSLSENEVLQYQSQQASGQLKMPPRGSMEVEIVLADGATYGKRGHITFADASFSSETGTYLLRAEFPNTEGALRPGQFVRVRVLGAERTRAITVPQAAVVQGQRGQFVWTVGKDNKAETRVVDVGEWAQGNWIIRSGLREGDTVVVDGTVRLAPGAPLKPVAAPPQPVSTERPPGSPGAAPTPASAPTAAPEKGATS
- a CDS encoding efflux RND transporter permease subunit: MKLSHFFIDRPIFASVLSIIIVVGGLVAMVNLPIAQFPDITPPTITVTTTYPGASSDVVAQNVAAPIEQQVNGADNMLYMSSTSSSTGNMTLTVYFEIGTDPSLAQVDVQNRVNLALPTLPDAVTKQGVSVQKRSSAFMMVIAVYSPDNSYPQTFVDNFTNIYILDALKRIPGANQASIFGTPDYAMRIWLKPDRMAQLGITVEDIKNAVANQNEQFSAGRIGQSPTDGPVTLTFPVTTKGRMTEPAEFENIILRAASGDAALVRLKDVGRAELGSKDYSLRSRYKGKTATLLAVYQQPGANALAVAEQVRKTLEEVKKSFPPGMEYEVALDTTEFVHESINEVVHTLRDAVILVILVVFLFLQSFRATLVPILAVPVSIIGTFMAMSAFGFSVNMLTLFGMVLAIGIVVDDAIVVIENVERNMVEFKMPPKEAAKHAMDEVGGPVIAIVLVLLAVFIPVAFLSGITGQLYKQFAITLAVSVLLSGVVALTLSPALAAILLKPGSHEKNRFFRWFNRSFDRLVEGYGRAIQLIIRRSVISLAIVAALIAVSVLMFMRIPSSFLPVEDQGYLLGAVIMPDAASLDRTSALSSRAADWFSKQPGVKAVAVPDGYSLIDSQNKSNAGTLFVTLKGFGERGKGESAADLIAKANKEFSTYREGVVVPVNPPSIPGLGTTGGFEFWLQSTGDGTYPQLEERVRAFIAKAHQRPELRGVTSTINTRSRQLLVDLDRERAETQGVAVESVYSALQTMFGSLYVSQFPKNSRLFQVILQAEPKYRSRPDDLDNVYVRNAKGDMVPIKAVTNSRWVSGADLVTRFNNFPAAKITGDAAPGYSSGQALAAMEEVAHEVLGEGYSFAWSGQAYEEKKAGSTAALVFAFALLMVFLILAAQYEKWSLPLGVLLAVPFALFGALMGILLRGMENDVYFQIGLTVLIALAAKNAILIFEFAVEMQEKEGLSPFEAAVKAAKMRLRPIIMTSLAFILGCVPLAIASGASAASRQSLGTGVIGGMLGATVIAIFFIPMFFWGLEQRSEKRKGKQPASGAGTGPGAGPASDTEATPGGTS
- a CDS encoding efflux transporter outer membrane subunit; the protein is MKRRTVSRLMLLATLAAAGCAVGPDYVRPPVDVPQAYRFADEGISVPQTPATYWWSQMNDPVLDGLIATARANNKDLLIAAARVEEYYGRVMTTRSGLFPQVGIEAGGGRQRISTTNGTALPINNPFNQTHVAATASWEIDLFGRIRRLTEAAKADWQASELARRSTEISVVAATASAYITLRDLDNRLRISQETLESRRGALELFRERFQGGVVSEVEFAQARSEYASALTSVEQFRQQVALQEDLLAGLLGENPREIPRGKSISELTLPGVPVGLPSTLLEQRPDVLLAEQNLVAANARIGAARAEYFPTISLTGAFGAASTALSGLWTGPARAWSFAGLISMPIFTGGAIAGDVKQAEAIQTQSLQAYQQSIQTAFREVADALVSVQRTRDQLNAKTDQVDALGRYASLARDRYEGGYTSYLEVLDSERALFAAQLDQSTLIGSEFGQLVQLYKALGGGWPVESEAAQAPQASLSQPETRNKE
- a CDS encoding glycine zipper family protein, translating into MSRSIIRPVLLLATAGIALGAMAQSKPIAYPAKGQSAAQQQQDDGYCYSWAKSNTGIDPAAVSSAPPPPSGPAVGGGERVGGAARGAAGGAVIGAITGDAGKGAAVGAAAGTMVGGSRARQNQRNAQANAQANTQGAMSTYYRAYSACMEGRGYSIK